Proteins encoded by one window of Chrysemys picta bellii isolate R12L10 chromosome 10, ASM1138683v2, whole genome shotgun sequence:
- the RAI1 gene encoding retinoic acid-induced protein 1 isoform X2: MQSFRERCGFHGNQQNYQQTSQDTSRLENYRHQSQAGPNCERQRLVAKEYYSQQQLPYPGYENSAVEKYHRGNKQLPGQQLQGRPAFSNYAVQENSPYPARYSGEESLQTWGTQQQSLAGGVAKYEENLMKKSPAPAGSRQYHEQTAQLPFRTHSLHLQQQPPPPQPPALTYPKLQRQKIQNDVSSPMSFSQTGHFTQHSQSQFPASSTYSSVPGGSQAAHSYKSCTAPSSQQHERPLGGAANLASGQRVQNLHGYQANRISYDQQQQPQQQQQQQPLQGRHHAQETLHYQNLAKYQHYNQPGQTYCQTDAPVRTPEQYYQTFSPSSSHSPARSVGRSPSYSSTPSPLMPNLENFQYSQQSLSTGSFPAGITDHSHFMPLLNPSPTDGTSPDAQSGNCKNLQKEKIPENLLSDLSLQSLTALTSQVENISNTVQQLLLSKSAVPQKKGIKNPPRTPEQLKGQHCSPESSTYSAEQVGTPLSDPLSTPQSVHAEAQDADYLSGSEDQLERNFLYCSQSRSPARVNSNSKAKPESVSTCSVTSPDDMSTKSDDSFQSIHANLPLETFTKYMTNERECPRLLLSALSQEELASEIIVLQDAINEKADKAWANSPALNKDPAKSPFHIENHRTCLDSMVKSTWSNQGDSGTHTEPLKLDKASGGNSSKDFSEEVYENAQVEFTTTETKNALKVTSSMAYNSKPNIPAATSSSGAASYSCYSNTTANSVGSDNAMEHFDWPDESISESCLRWKELGPCLQSSDLSKDLFHSKLAGSCKEKKNACCMDICDGEQPAKNEQAEDFSQQQMGEEEEDTLTYDEATKADSERWLEDTRHCCSGGDFSEIPMISSPDLKESDLEPEEYSSLCELASSEQKSVIYDTSPPKPPENAAVLSSKDVPVSAEETVSAVEKENSVPSSRLSGQSVILLGPAVGTETKVKSWFESSLPHIKPEEDTTVGESVLQEKTETETTLLVKVKKQMLPENLLVKSESISRGKTLRSKRVHSRLSEGEESSKPVPSLFKDIQAAGMVANPCVGPDGEMETTSKNTHGQPPRFPAEGLPARMCTRSFTALSEPRTPAPLEGLNVLAHQEKLGKKSVCGMKQRVAFKARKRTGRPTPKVVQNPSDPTSLLVPNLVQNEDFIGQKAKGLEPQDAEVKDQRSMILRSRTKTQEVYTKRRREKRTAEVRLKNCKTPKKLLSNNHLPPTFKITPPGGPHKEGKVGKRMKLPKSGPGMGSKMSERPLHSLKRKSTFVSPIPTKKRNLVLRSSSTKEEKPEASPNLFKRMPSTKKARAKLPTKSSCEAALTPPPAKEPPNVCIKITSRAAFQGAMKTKVLPPRKGRGLKLEAIVQKITSPNLKKFACKTAAATATAHSNPLSPAGAEKERALKNASVTPAVGEAGPLNQGMAQKAPAASVAEQLCRNSNNRSLKGKLMNSKKLSSDCFKGEAYSSPETVQYNSSSMAARSISLLPKKRNRKGKAAAFSVAKNPLDRRAHLAPALLLTARERAGAGDALGNGEDGQRDGKKPKTEDKDFAKNEPPEGRSSQTQTRAQKQRANHSNYNGYSKRQRKRHTRSKAKNVASRCKSRAKRRRQQQAPLLNPTEPEIRLKYISCKRLRTDSRAPPFSPYVRVEKHNEFTTTCTVINSAGEEARLHKEQQPSSSAQALLPGGASLQPKAALPLSSTMHLGPVVSKALNAACLVCCLCRNPANYKDLGDLCGPYYPEHCLPKKKSRLKEKIKVEGPSEEAPVPSPAERTLKTTDNNCTTSTISGKPPRLDSAADSAKQSALRSSSRGMFRKLQSCYCCDERTEGEEAAEKPRRHECNKAESPSQESVGDTQEHWVHEACAIWTAGVYLVAGKLYGLQEAIKVAAEVRCSSCQQAGATVGCCHKGCVQTYHYACAIDTGCLLTEENFSLKCPKHKLQHVHLITGNQTGGRGCTTRIQTGNVPTAWGGSRYNPSAGKSPLRQAQVTPEAPWCLSQRWLPTTRSHRERQGRKCRMYPSASIPPGSSVYLGRGSTQNTGQVGSQFQVLLFPFCSPQHSTRAIPDGHGDPAPGSSWNSIQSHSRTCN; the protein is encoded by the exons ATGCAGTCCTTTCGAGAAAGGTGTGGTTTCCATGGCAACCAGCAGAACTACCAGCAGACTTCACAAGATACATCACGCCTGGAGAATTACAGGCATCAAAGTCAGGCAGGGCCGAACTGCGAGCGTCAGAGGCTGGTGGCGAAAGAGTACTACAGTCAGCAGCAGCTGCCTTACCCAGGGTACGAGAACAGCGCCGTGGAGAAATATCACAGGGGAAATAAGCAAttgcccggccagcagctgcaaGGCCGGCCGGCCTTTTCGAATTATGCAGTGCAAGAGAACAGCCCGTACCCGGCCCGCTATTCTGGGGAGGAGAGCCTGCAGACCTGGGGAACTCAGCAGCAATCCTTAGCCGGAGGAGTGGCAAAATATGAGGAAAACTTGATGAAAAAGAGCCCGGCTCCCGCCGGCAGCAGGCAGTACCACGAGCAAACGGCTCAGCTTCCCTTCCGAACGCATTCCttgcacctgcagcagcagcccccgcCGCCGCAGCCACCTGCCTTGACGTATCCCAAGCTGCAAAGGCAGAAAATCCAAAATGACGTCTCCTCACCCATGTCCTTTTCCCAGACCGGCCACTTTACCCagcactcccagtcccagttcccAGCATCTTCGACGTACTCCTCCGTCCCAGGAGGGAGCCAGGCAGCTCATTCCTATAAAAGCTGCACCGCGCCCTCCAGCCAACAGCACGAGCGGCCTCTTGGAGGTGCTGCTAACCTAGCATCTGGGCAGCGAGTACAGAACCTGCATGGCTATCAGGCAAACCGAATTAGCTACGACCAGCAGCAGCAACcgcaacagcaacagcagcagcagcccttgCAAGGACGGCATCATGCCCAGGAAACGCTTCACTATCAAAACCTAGCAAAGTACCAACATTATAACCAGCCAGGCCAGACCTATTGCCAGACTGATGCTCCAGTGAGGACCCCAGAGCAATATTACCAGACATTTAGTCCTAGCTCAAGTCATTCTCCAGCTCGTTCTGTTGGTAGATCTCCATCCTATAGCTCCACTCCATCTCCTCTGATGCCAAACCTGGAGAATTTCCAATACAGCCAGCAATCTCTCAGCACAGGGTCTTTCCCTGCCGGCATCACTGACCACAGCCATTTCATGCCTTTATTGAATCCTTCTCCAACAGATGGGACGAGTCCAGATGCTCAGTCTGGGAACTGCAAAAACTTGCAGAAGGAGAAGATCCCTGAAAATCTTCTGTCCGATCTCAGTTTGCAAAGTCTAACTGCGCTCACCTCACAAGTTGAGAATATTTCCAACACTGTCCAGCAGCTTCTCCTTTCAAAATCAGCTGTGCCCCAGAAAAAAGGCATCAAAAACCCTCCTAGGACACCAGAACAGCTAAAAGGCCAACACTGCAGTCCAGAGAGTAGCACATACTCTGCCGAGCAGGTAGGGACCCCCCTGTCGGACCCTCTTAGCACCCCTCAGTCAGTACATGCTGAAGCTCAGGATGCCGATTATCTGAGCGGGTCTGAAGATCAACTAGAGAGAAATTTCCTTTATTGCAGTCAAAGCCGCAGTCCAGCGAGGGTCAACAGCAACTCCAAGGCCAAGCCCGAGTCGGTCTCTACCTGCTCGGTGACTTCTCCAGACGACATGTCCACAAAGTCCGATGATTCTTTCCAGAGTATTCATGCGAACCTGCCCTTGGAAACATTCACCAAGTACATGACCAATGAAAGGGAGTGCCCGAGGCTGCTCCTGAGTGCGCTATCTCAGGAGGAACTGGCTTCCGAAATCATTGTGCTACAGGATGCTATCAACGAGAAGGCAGACAAAGCCTGGGCCAACTCCCCCGCTTTAAACAAAGACCCCGCGAAATCCCCTTTCCATATAGAAAATCACAGAACGTGTCTGGACTCAATGGTTAAGAGCACCTGGTCCAACCAAGGCGACTCGGGTACCCACACCGAACCCCTGAAATTAGACAAAGCCTCTGGGGGAAACAGCAGTAAGGATTTCAGCGAAGAGGTTTATGAGAATGCCCAGGTGGAGTTTACAACAACTGAAACAAAGAATGCTCTTAAAGTCACCAGTTCCATGGCATATAATTCCAAACCCAATATCCCAGCTGCTACTTCGAGTTCTGGGGCCGCCAGTTACAGCTGCTATTCAAACACCACGGCCAACTCAGTGGGTTCCGACAATGCCATGGAGCATTTTGACTGGCCAGATGAAAGCATCAGTGAATCATGCCTGAGGTGGAAGGAGCTTGGGCCATGCCTACAATCGTCAGATCTTTCCAAGGATTTGTTCCACAGCAAATTGGCCGGGTcttgcaaagagaaaaaaaatgcctGCTGCATGGATATATGTGACGGCGAACAGCCAGCCAAGAATGAACAAGCTGAGGACTTCAGCCAGCAGCagatgggggaggaagaggaagacactTTGACGTATGATGAGGCCACCAAAGCAGATAGTGAGAGGTGGCTGGAGGATACCAGGCACTGCTGTTCAGGTGGGGACTTCAGTGAAATCCCGATGATATCATCTCCAGATCtgaaggagtctgatttggaACCAGAAGAATATTCATCTCTGTGTGAGCTGGCTAGTTCAGAGCAGAAATCTGTGATCTACGATACATCCCCACCTAAACCTCCTGAGAATGCTGCAGTGCTCTCCTCCAAGGATGTGCCGGTATCAGCAGAAGAAACTGTAAGCGCAGTGGAGAAAGAAAATTCAGTTCCCTCCTCTCGTTTGTCTGGACAGTCTGTTATCCTCTTAGGTCCGGCAGTCGGCACTGAAACCAAGGTGAAAAGTTGGTTTGAATCTTCCCTGCCTCACATAAAACCTGAGGAGGACACAACGGTAGGTGAAAGCGTCCTCCAGGAGAAGACAGAGACCGAAACGACCTTGTTGGTCAAGGTAAAGAAGCAAATGCTACCGGAAAATTTGCTGGTAAAATCAGAATCAATCTCAAGGGGCAAGACTCTTCGCAGCAAGAGGGTCCATTCCAGGTTGTCAGAAGGAGAGGAATCCAGCAAACCAGTACCAAGCCTGTTCAAAGACATCCAGGCAGCTGGCATGGTGGCCAATCCATGTGTAGGGCCAGATGGTGAGATGGAAACAACAAGCAAAAATACCCATGGCCAGCCTCCTAGGTTTCCAGCTGAAGGCTTGCCAGCTCGGATGTGTACCCGCTCTTTCACTGCCTTGAGTGAACCCAGGACACCAGCCCCACTGGAAGGACTGAATGTGTTGGCCCATCAAGAAAAGTTAGGGAAGAAATCAGTTTGTGGCATGAAACAGAGAGTTGCTTTCAAAGCCAGGAAACGCACCGGAAGACCGACCCCAAAAGTTGTCCAAAATCCCAGCGATCCCACTTCTCTCCTGGTCCCAAACTTGGTGCAGAACGAGGACTTTATTGGCCAGAAGGCTAAAGGCCTAGAGCCCCAAGATGCAGAGGTGAAGGACCAGAGATCCATGATCCTGCGATCTAGGACCAAGACACAGGAGGTCTATACaaaaaggagaagggagaagaggaCGGCAGAGGTCAGGCTCAAAAACTGTAAAACACCCAAGAAGCTCCTTTCAAACAACCATCTACCCCCCACCTTCAAGATCACACCCCCAGGGGGGCCACACAAAGAAGGGAAGGTGGGCAAAAGAATGAAACTCCCCAAATCCGGGCCCGGAATGGGCAGCAAAATGTCTGAGCGGCCGCTGCATTCGCTGAAGAGAAAATCCACCTTCGTGTCCCCTATCCCTACCAAAAAGAGAAATTTAGTTTTACggagcagcagcacaaaagaGGAGAAGCCCGAAGCCTCCCCCAATCTCTTTAAAAGGATGCCGTCAACCAAAAAGGCGAGAGCTAAACTGCCCACAAAGAGCTCCTGCGAAGCGGCCTTGACACCCCCTCCAGCTAAAGAACCCCCCAACGTCTGTATTAAAATCACCTCTCGGGCAGCATTTCAGGGGGCCATGAAGACAAAAGTGCTGCCCCCGAGGAAAGGCAGGGGCCTCAAGCTGGAGGCCATTGTGCAGAAGATCACCTCGCCGAATTTAAAGAAGTTTGCATGCAAAACGGCCGCTGCCACCGCTACTGCACACAGTAATCCTCTGAGCCCTGCCGGCGCGGAGAAGGAGCGGGCCTTAAAGAATGCAAGTGTAACCCCAGCGGTGGGAGAAGCGGGGCCATTAAACCAGGGCATGGCACAAAAGGCTCCTGCCGCTTCAGTAGCAGAGCAATTATGCAGAAATTCGAACAACAGATCcttaaaaggaaaactaatgaacaGTAAGAAACTGTCCTCTGACTGTTTCAAGGGTGAGGCCTATTCATCTCCCGAGACAGTGCAgtacaacagcagcagcatggcTGCAAGGAGCATCAGCCTGCTGCCCAAGAAGAGGAACcgaaaagggaaagcagcagccTTCAGCGTGGCCAAAAACCCCTTGGACAGGCGGGCGCATCtcgcccctgctctgctcctgacGGCCAGAGAGCGGGCAGGCGCGGGGGACGCGCTGGGGAACGGGGAAGACGGACAAAGGGACGGGAAGAAGCCAAAGACCGAGGACAAAGACTTTGCCAAGAACGAACCCCCCGAGGGGAGAAGCTCCCAGACCCAAACCCGGGCGCAGAAGCAGCGAGCGAACCACTCCAACTACAACGGCTACTCCAAGAGACAAAGGAAACGGCACACCCGTAGCAAGGCCAAGAACGTGGCCTCCAGGTGTAAAAGCAGGGCgaagcggcggcggcagcagcaggccCCTCTGCTTAACCCCACGGAGCCCGAAATCAGGCTCAAGTACATCTCGTGCAAGCGGCTGCGGACGGACAGCCGAGCGCCGCCCTTCTCCCCCTACGTGCGGGTGGAAAAGCACAACGAGTTCACCACCACCTGCACCGTCATCAACTCAGCCGGGGAGGAGGCCAGGCTCCACAAGGAGCAGCAGCCTTCGTCCTCGGCCCAGGCCCTGCTTCCCGGCggggcctccctgcagcccaaagCGGCGCTGCCTTTATCTTCCACAATGCACCTGGGCCCAGTGGTGTCCAAGGCCCTCAACGCAGCCTGTCTGGTCTGCTGCCTCTGCCGGAACCCAGCCAATTACAAAGACCTTGGGGACCTCTGTGGGCCATATTACCCGGAGCACTGCCTGCCGAAAAAGAAATCGAGGCTGAAAGAAAAGATTAAAGTGGAGGGGCCAAGCGAAGAGGCTCCCGTGCCTTCGCCGGCAGAGAGAACGCTCAAAACGACAGATAATAATTGTACAACGAGTACAATCAGTGGAAAGCCGCCAAGGCTGGACAGTGCCGCTGACTCAGCGAAACAGAGCGCGCTCCGGTCGAGTTCCAGGGGAATGTTTAGGAAACTACAAAGCTGTTACTGCTGTGATGAGAGGACAGAGGGAGAGGAGGCGGCAGAGAAGCCCAGACGGCACGAGTGCAACAAAGCCGAGTCCCCGTCTCAGGAGTCGGTGGGAGACACGCAGGAGCACTGGGTTCATGAAGCCTGTGCTATATGGACCGCTGGGGTTTACCTGGTTGCAGGGAAGCTGTATGGGCTACAAGAGGCGATAAAGGTGGCTGCTGAAGTG AGATGCTCTAGTTGCCAACAAGCAGGAGCAACCGTTGGGTGCTGCCACAAGGGATGTGTCCAAACCTATCATTACGCATGTGCCATTGACACAG GTTGCTTATTAACTGAAGAGAACTTCTCTCTGAAATGTCCCAAACATAAG ctaCAGCACGTGCACCTTATTACAGGCAATCAGACGGGAGGTCGGGGCTGCACAACCCGGATCCAGACTGGGAACGTGCCCACAGCTTGGGG AGGCAGCCGTTATAATCCATCTGCCGGGAAGTCGCCCCTCCGCCAGGCCCAGGTCACCCCAGAGGCTCCTTGGTGCTTGTCTCAGCGGTGGCTGCCAACGACAAGATCCCACAGGGAAAGGCAAGGACGAAAGTGCAGAATGTACCCATCTGCGTCCATTCCCCCGGGCAGTAGTGTTTACCTGGGACGGGGGAGCACCCAGAATACAGGCCAGGTGGGAAGCCAGTTCCAGGTTCTACtttttcccttctgctccccccaACACTCTACCAGAGCCATTCCGGATGGGCACGGAGATCCAGCTCCAGGGTCTTCTTGGAACTCTATCCAGAGCCATTCCAG GACCTGTAACTGA